GCCTATACAGAGACTAGAGAGTCGGAATTCTCTTCTCTCTGCAACTACCTAACCTCCATcccttatcttcttcttcttcttcctcactcCCTCAATTCCCAAATTCCATGACCGAAGACCACCCCATTCTCTCATGGCGCCCCATGCCAGCCCTAACCCTAACCGCCTcccactctcactctcactcccTTGACCACGACCCCCTCTGGAAGACCGCGCACCTCACTTACGGCGTCTCCACCGCCGCCGGCACTGGCATTCGCTGTAAATTCGCATGCCTCTCCGTGGCGGAGAAGCGCGAGCAGCACAAGGAGTTCGCGCCGTCGGCCGCTCAGCTCCTGAAGCATCCGCTGGCCATAATCGCTTGCGTCCCCAAGGACGTCGCGCTGTTCTGCGCCGGTGCTGTTGCCGGTGCGGCGGCCAAGACGGTCACGGCTCCGCTCGACCGCATCAAGATTCTTATGCAGGTGTTTACGGCTTTGATTTTTGTCACATTTTGTAGCTTTATGGTTTTGCATGCGACGTCGTATAGTGGAAAAATGTGGCACATTTTGGGTCTGCTTACTGTGGAAATGCACATTGCATGTTAGAAATGTCTAATTTCCAGGTATCCGAGAACGTATTGGTTTTGAAATTCAGTGTATAATTAAACTAATAAGTCTTTGGCTCTCTAAATTAGCTTTACTAGAGAATTTTTAGATAGACATAGGTATATTAGCTAATTTCATATTCTCTGACCAACATTACTCGAGAACTCTTAAGAAAAAGTTATTTCCGGCTGTTTTCTTCTGGTACAAGGAATGCAGTGGTTCTCGATTCTGGAATAAAAGTGCAATATTTTGATTAGATAATTGGCTTAATTgtgtttttctattttgatgTGCAAAATTTATACATGTTATAGGGAAATAGTGTTCTGCATTATTGTTTTCACTTTTTCCAACAATGTAGTAGGCATAGGTAGTAGCTCAATTTGAATGGTTCAGTGCTCTAAAATAGGTTGAAATGTTTGCAGACTCATGGGGTGCGACTTGGGCAAGCAAGTGCTAAGAAGGCTATTGGTTTTGTTGAGGTATGTTATGGTTCGCCCTTCCCATACTAAGCTCTTCCAAGTTTTTTAAGGGCATGAACTATGCGCATTTGTCTTACACTCATAATCTCATATGGGCTGTGACGCAGATGTTGCAGACCTGAAATGTGGACACAATGCCAGCTAAGAAGTGAACTATTCAGTATACATTGCTGCTTAGTTTCTCTTATTCTGGTTTATGGTCTACTTATGCTCTAGTTATGTAGATCTAAAGAAATTTCAGACAGATGCataatttattgttttgtaaGGTTGCGTTTATCTTCATCAGCTATGACCATCTCCTCATGCTTAATGCTGATGTATACAATTCAGGCCATAGCAATGATAGGGAAGGAAGAAGGGCTTAAAGGGTACTGGAAAGGCAACCTTCCTCAGGTTTGTGTGTTCATTAAAATTCTTATTTGGTGTTGCATCAAAATTTTACTTTCCCAGGCTATGAGTTTTCTTGAATTGCATTTTAATTGAAAGTTCTTTTTTGGTTAGGTGATACGGATTATCCCTTATAGTGCTGTTCAGCTTTTTGCTTATGAAGCTTACAAGGTAATTCTGAATTCAAATCTAAGCAAACCTTGTGCAAATTCCATTATACAGAACTAAATATCTACATTTGGAATTTATAGAAATTCTTCACTGGAAAAGATGGTGAGCTCTCTCTTCTTGGAAGACTAGCAGCAGGGGCTTGTGCAGGGATGACATCCACTTTTGTGAGTAATGCTATAGTGGATTTGTAACATTTTAAGGTCAATAGTGTTTTCCTGTAATGTTTAGCCATTTGAACATGTACTCATCCTTCCTGTAGGTCACATATCCATTAGATGTCCTGAGGTTACGGTTAGCAGTTGAACCAGGGTGCCGAACTATGACTGAGGTATGATAAACCTGATCATTTTATTTATGACAAGCGCTCTTATCCTAGTGAAAATGAACATTGAAGTGTTCTTTCCAGATTGCCTTAAACATGCTAAGAGAGGAAGGATTTGCATCCTTCTATTATGGTCTTGGACCTTCTCTTATTGGAATAGCTCCATATATTGCTGTCAACTTCTGCGTTTTTGACTTGTGAGTCCACTCCTAcctctttttgttttatcttgAAAGAGCATACAGTGTATAATATTTAGTCATAGTCTGCTTTGGATGACAGGGTGAAAAAGTCTTTGCCAGAGGAATTTCAAAAGAAAACTGAAGCATCTCTCTTGACGGGTTTGGTGTCAGCTTCCCTTGCCACACTCACGTGCTATCCTTTAGA
Above is a genomic segment from Rosa chinensis cultivar Old Blush chromosome 3, RchiOBHm-V2, whole genome shotgun sequence containing:
- the LOC112192818 gene encoding probable envelope ADP,ATP carrier protein, chloroplastic isoform X1, with amino-acid sequence MTEDHPILSWRPMPALTLTASHSHSHSLDHDPLWKTAHLTYGVSTAAGTGIRCKFACLSVAEKREQHKEFAPSAAQLLKHPLAIIACVPKDVALFCAGAVAGAAAKTVTAPLDRIKILMQTHGVRLGQASAKKAIGFVEAIAMIGKEEGLKGYWKGNLPQVIRIIPYSAVQLFAYEAYKKFFTGKDGELSLLGRLAAGACAGMTSTFVTYPLDVLRLRLAVEPGCRTMTEIALNMLREEGFASFYYGLGPSLIGIAPYIAVNFCVFDLVKKSLPEEFQKKTEASLLTGLVSASLATLTCYPLDTVRRQMQMRGTPYKTVLDAIPGIVARDGLIGLYRGFLPNALKTLPNSSIRLTTYDMVKRLIVTSQKEFQRIVDENCSKQQQKAS
- the LOC112192818 gene encoding probable envelope ADP,ATP carrier protein, chloroplastic isoform X2; amino-acid sequence: MGCDLGKQVLRRLLVLLRCCRPEMWTQCQLRSELFSAIAMIGKEEGLKGYWKGNLPQVIRIIPYSAVQLFAYEAYKKFFTGKDGELSLLGRLAAGACAGMTSTFVTYPLDVLRLRLAVEPGCRTMTEIALNMLREEGFASFYYGLGPSLIGIAPYIAVNFCVFDLVKKSLPEEFQKKTEASLLTGLVSASLATLTCYPLDTVRRQMQMRGTPYKTVLDAIPGIVARDGLIGLYRGFLPNALKTLPNSSIRLTTYDMVKRLIVTSQKEFQRIVDENCSKQQQKAS